GCTGGCTCTTTCGAGTCGCGCACAACGGTCTCGTCGGGGAGCTCCGCCAGCGAACCCGTCGCCGCCGCATCGTACGCGAGAACGGGTCCGAGCCCATGGGGGCTTCGGAGGACGCTCCGGAGCCCTTCCTGGCCGGTGAGATGCAAGACGACCTGCTCAGGATGCTGTTCGTCTGCTGCGACGACGGGCTCCCGCCCGAGTCGCAACTGGTCTTGGCTCTCAAGACGCTTTGCGGTTTCGACGTTCGGGAGATCGCGCTCCGGCTGTTCAGCACCGAGGCCAATGTCTACAAGCGCCTCGAGCGGGCCCGCAATCGGCTGCGAGAAGTTCCGCCCTCTATCGACGAGCTGACGTCGGAGCAGTACGCCTCGCGCCTGCCTGCGGTGCACAAGATCCTCTACCTCTTGTTCACGGAGGGCTACCTCTCGTCGCACGCCGAGACCGCCATCCGCCAGGAGTTGTCCGACGAAGCGATACGACTGGCTTCCATCTTGGCGGAACATCCAGTCGGGGAGGCTCCCGAGACCTCTGCGCTCCTCGCCCTGATGCATCTGCACGCGGCTCGGATCACGGCGCGCCAGGACGCCTCGGGCGGGCTCATTCTGCTCGAGGAGCAGGACCGAGCGCTGTGGGACCAGGAGAGGATCCAGCTCGGGCTCTCCTGGCTCGCGGATTCTGCCCGCGGCGAGGTCTTCTCGCGCTACCACGCGGAGGCAGGGATCGCGGCCGAGCACAGCCTCGCCCCGTCGTTCGCGGAGACGCGCTGGGAGAAGGTCGTCGAGTGCTACGAGCTGCTCGAGCAGGTCGCCCCCTCCGCGCTGCACAAACTCAACCGCGCGGTGGCGGTCGCGCAGTGGCAAGGCCCCGCGGCGGGGCTCGCATTGCTCGAGGGCTTTGAACCGCCGAGCTGGCTCGCCGGGTCCTATCAGTGGGCAGCGGTGCTCGCGGACCTGCATCGGCGCTGCGGACACGACCATGCCGCCCGACGCTATCGAGATGTCGCGGTGAACTCCGCCCCGACCCATGCCGTGCGGGAGCTCTTGGAGAGACGGCTCCAGATCGGCACGTAGTCGAACGGCCAAGGCGAGCGCCCGTGCCGAGCCCTCGCGACCGGCAAACCGAGCGCTCACGTGCACCCCACACGGATCACCTGCTCTTTGTAGAGAGCACCCCGAGAGCCATCACCCGCGAATTCCAGCGCGACGTGCGCGCTCACGACCTCCGAGGCCGCCGGTCACCAAGGTTCACTCCGCCTTAGGCTCTGTGGCCGTCACTGGACTCCGTCCACGTCGCTCTAGGGTTGGGACGCGCTCGTGTGCTCGCGGATGAAGGTGCCCGCGTCGGCGATCGCCTTCGTACCCTCGGGCGTAACGCCGCGGAGGAGATGCCAGACGTGCACCATGTCCGGCGTCTCCGAATAGGTCACCGGAGCGCCTTGCTCCTTCGCGCGAGCAGCGAAGGCTCGAATCTGACCGACGAGCGTTTCGAGCGCGCCGGCCTGGACGAGCACCGGCGTCGGCCCTGCGAAGTCGGCGAAGAGCGGGGACACGTCGGGGCTCGATGCGTCCTTGCCGGAGAGGTAGTTGCGCGCAGCGAGGAGGCAGTGCTCTCTGCCGACGAAGTCGTAGCGTTCGTTCGTTGCGA
This genomic stretch from Myxococcales bacterium harbors:
- a CDS encoding sigma-70 family RNA polymerase sigma factor — protein: MSAPRLAPHFFRHEYGRLVATLSRRLGVHHLEAVEDAVQSALMSALETWTVAGVPDNPSGWLFRVAHNGLVGELRQRTRRRRIVRENGSEPMGASEDAPEPFLAGEMQDDLLRMLFVCCDDGLPPESQLVLALKTLCGFDVREIALRLFSTEANVYKRLERARNRLREVPPSIDELTSEQYASRLPAVHKILYLLFTEGYLSSHAETAIRQELSDEAIRLASILAEHPVGEAPETSALLALMHLHAARITARQDASGGLILLEEQDRALWDQERIQLGLSWLADSARGEVFSRYHAEAGIAAEHSLAPSFAETRWEKVVECYELLEQVAPSALHKLNRAVAVAQWQGPAAGLALLEGFEPPSWLAGSYQWAAVLADLHRRCGHDHAARRYRDVAVNSAPTHAVRELLERRLQIGT